The window TCCCGTGCGTCGGCGTGCCCGTGCCGCACGACGCCCGGCTCGTCATGTATGCCGTCGATCTCGCGCGTTCGCCCGACGGCAGCTGGTGGGTGATCTCCGACAGCACGCAGGCCCCCGCCGGCGCCGGTTACGCGCTGGAAAATCGCGTCGTCCTCTCGCGCGTCTTCCCCGAGATTTTTCAGACGGCTCGGATTGCCCGCCTCGGCGGCTTTTTCCGCCAGATGAAGACGGCCCTCGAAGCGCTCAATCCCCGCCCCGGCCTGCCGCCCACGGTCGTGATGCTCACGCCCGGCCGGCTGAGCGAGACGTATTTCGAGCACGCCTACCTCACCCGCCAGCTCGGCTTCACTCTCGTCGAGGGTCAGGACCTCGTCGTGCGCAACGACACCGTCTACATCCGCACGCTCCAGGGTCTCCAGCGCGTCGACGTCATTCTGCGCCACGTGGACGACGACTATTGCGACCCGCTCGAGCTGCGCGACGAATCCCTGCTCGGCGTGCCCGGCCTCATGAACGCGATTCGTGCGGGCAGCGTCACCCTCGCGAACAGTCTCGGCAGCGGACTCGTGCAATCGCCCGCCCTGCCCGCGTTCCTGCCCAAAATCTGCGAGCGCCTCCTCGGCGAAAAGCTCCGAATGCCCTCGATCGCAAGCTGGTGGTGCGGCCAGTCCCGCGAGCAGCAATACGTGCTGCGAAACCTGCACGGCCTGAAGGTGAAGGCCTCGTTCGACTTCCCCGGCGACCGTCCCGATCCCGACGCCGATCCGAAGCGCCTTCGCGCGGCGATCCAGGCGCGCCCGGAATTCGTGACGGGCCAGGAAATCGTGCGCCTCTCGCAATGCCCCGACTTCATCGGCGGCCGCCTCCGCCCGTTTTCCGTCGTGCTCCGCGTCTTCGCCGTCCGCAACGGCGACGACTATCTCGTCATGCCCGGCGGTCTCACGCGCGTGGCCGACGAGGAATCCAGCCACGGCGTGCTCATGCGCAACGATGGCGGCACGAAGGACACGTGGGTCGACCTCGCGGAAGCCGAGCCGGCGAATCACGCCGCCGGCCCGGCCAGCGAGACGGAGCTCCGCCGGGTCACGCCCGGGGTGACCAGCCGCATCGCCGACAGCCTGTTCTGGTTCGGCCGCTACATCGAGCGCTGCGAGTTCAGCGCCCGCATGGCCCGCGCCGTGCGGGAAGGTCTGCTCAATCAGCAGGGCTGGCTCGAGCTATCGGACTTCCGGCCCGTTCTCCGCACGCTCGAGCATTTCGGGCAATACCAGCCGCGGGCCTCCACCGCCAGCCAGACGACCCTCGACCGCGAGCTCATCCGCCAGATGCTCGATCGCGAGAGCTCCGGCAGCCTCGCCGCCATTGTCGACCGTCTCCGCGACGTGATCTCGTCCGTGCGCGACCAGGTCACCACCGACACCTGGCGCATCGCTAACCAGCTTCCTGACCTCATCGCCCAGGGCGAGCGCAACGAGTCGGACTTCGACCTCAACGCGCTCATCCTCCACATCTCGGCGCTGAACGGCGTGCTCACCGAGAACATGACCCACGGCAGCGCCTGGCGTTTCATGGAGCTCGGCCGCCGGATCGAACGCGCCACCTACAGCGCCCGCCTCGTCGCCGAGGCGCTCACCGCGCGCCGCGACGCCGCCTCGACTCTGTTCGACGTGCTGCTCGACGTCTTCGACGCCGTCATCACCTACCGTCAGAAATACGCCGTCGTCCGCCGCGACGCCGTGCTCGATCTCCTGCTAGGCGACGAGTCGAACCCCCGCGCCCTCGCCACGCAGCTCTCCCTCCTGCTCGAGGATCTGCTCTCGCTCCCGCGCGAGCATGCCGACACCTTCAAGCTCCCCGAGGAACGGCTCGCCCTCCGCGTCCTCAGCGACGTGCGCCTGCTCGATGTCGCCCAGCTCGAGGCACACCACCTCACCACCGTCGAGAACTCCATGCTCGACCTCTCCGCGCAGATCTCGCGTCGCTTTTTCACCCATCTGCACACGTCCTCGCTCGGCCGCGACGTCGCCACTACCATGCTTCCCGACACCGTATGACGCTCGATGTCTACCATTGGACCGAATACCGCTACGCCGAGGCGGTCCCGCTCTCGCAGCACCTGCTCCACATGCAGCCGCGGGAGTTTGCGAACCAGCGCGTCCTCTCCTCGCATTTCGAGTTCACGCCGCAACCGACGACGATCAATTCCCGCCGCGACAATTTCGGCAACCACGTCACGGAATTCTTCATCGGCGAATCCCACGTCGGCCTTCACATCAAGTGCATCAGCAAGGTCGAGACGACCCTGCCGAAAGTCCCCGCTGCCGCGCAGACTCCCGCCTGGGAGCAGGTCGCCGACGAGCTTCTCGATTCGCTCGAGGCCGATCCGCGCACGTTCATCTACCCCTCCGCCTACGCCCCGCATCTCGACATCCTGCGCGACTGGGCACGAGAGTCCTTTCCCGCCGGCCGGCCAGTCCTCGAAGGCGTCCTCGACCTGACCGCCCGCATTTTTCGCGAGTTCATCTTCGACAACCTCGCCACCAGCGTCGCCACGCCGCTCAGCGAGGTTTTTGAAACCCGCCGCGGCGTCTGCCAGGATTTCGCCCACCTGCAAATCTCCTGCCTGCGCTCCCTCGGCCTCGCTGCCCGCTACGTCAGCGGTTATCTGCGCACGCAGCCCCCGCCCGGCCGCCGGCGCGTCTTCGGCGCGGACGCCTCGCATGCCTGGGTCTCGGTGTATTGCCCCGGCCACGGCTGGATCGATATCGACCCCACCAACAACCGCCTCATCACCGAGGAATACGCCACCATCGGCTGGGGCCGTGACTATGGCGACGTCAGCCTCATTCGCGGCATCCTCGGCGGCGGCGGCTCGCACTCGCTGTATTTCTCGGTGAACGTCGAGGTCGCCGCGTAGCCGCCGCGCCCCGGCGGCCGCTCTTCGAATCGGAAGATCATCGTGGTCCGCAAAACCCAGACCGCCCCTTGCCGGCCCTCGCCGCCCGCCTATCTTGCTTCATGAGACCCTTCGCCGCCACCTGCCTCTTCGCGGCTGCGCTGGCGACGGCCGCCGCCCAGCAGGTCATCATCTACCAGCCGCAGCCACCGGTCACCGTCGCCTCCCCGCTCACCACCGCCCCGGTCGCCGCGAATCAAAACCTGCTCAACCAGATCAACGGCACCCTCACCCAGCGCCGCTTCCAGCACGACGTCCTCACGACGAACGCCACCCTCCGCGCCCTCCAGCCGCCGCCCCAGGCCACGCGCTGAGCGCTACTTCGCCGCCGGCACGAGAAAATCTCGCACCACCGCCATGTGCTGCATGTTCGGCGCCGCGCTGTCGTCCCGCTGCACCGGCACGACGTCAGCCAGCGGCTCATACACCCGACTGTCGAAGACCAGCCCGTGCGGAAACGTCGCCTCGCCGATCCGCGTCGGCGCCGCGCACGCCGCCAGCTCCCGGTCGGCCAGCACCCAGTCGTAGGGCTTGTTCCGCGGCGCGTTCGTATCCGCCTCGCCCGCCTGGTCGGTCGCCGGCTCCCGTTTCGCGTCGAACTCCTCCGCCAGCACCACCACGCCCGCCTCGCCCCGCGTCTTCGTATTGAAATCCCCGCCCAACACCACCAGATCCTCCGCCGGAATCTTCGTCCGCATCAGCTCCACCAGCGCTTTCGCCTCCGCCGCCCGCACCGCGGACTTCTGCGAATACAGATGCACGCTGATCGCCCACAGGAATCGCCCGCCCGGCAGCGCGATCTTCGCCCACGCAAAGTCCCGGTTCTTCTGCGAGACGTCGTCCCACTCGCCGCTCTCGACGATCGGCCACCGGCTCACGATCCCATTCGGGATTCCCCCCGGCTGCGCTTCCGCCTCGATGAAAAACGAGAACTCCGGCCCAAACGTCGCGTTCACCCATTGCCGCGCCGGCACCGTCGGATTGCACTCCTGCAGCAGCGCCACATCCGGCTTCAGCCCCTGCAGGATGCGCGCCCCCGCACCCTCGGGATTCGAATGGTTCCCATTATCCGGCGAATACGTCTGGTGGTTTCCCGACGTGAGATTCCCCGCCACGATCCGCACCGACAGCGGCTCCGCCCCCGCCATGGCGACCATTCCAACGCTCAGCAAGCCCGCAATGCCCCACCTCATGCCCGCAACCCTAGCGAGTCCCACCGCCGCAAGTCGACCGCTACCGTTCCGGCACGGCCGGGCTCGGCGCCGCCCACGCCTTCGCCACGATACGCGCAGCCTCGGCAATCACCGTGTCGCGCTCGGCCGGCGTCGCGTCCGGCGCGGAATAAAAGGCCGCCACCAGCCACGGCGCCGTCCCCTCCTTCGGCCACACCACGGCCACGTCGTTCGCCGCGCCACGCTCGCCCGTTCCTGTCTTGTCGCCGATCTTCCATGCGTCCGAAAATCCCGCCCGCAGCCGCTTCCCGCCGGTCGTGCTGCCCGCCAGCCAGGCGATCAGTTGCTCCCGCGACGCGGCCGACAGCGCATCCCCCGCCAGCAGCTCCCGCATCGTCGCCGCCATCGCGGCCGGCGTCGTCGTGTCGCGGGGATCACCCGGCACGTTCGTATTGAGATCAGGCTCGATGCGGTCCAGGCGAGTGACCTTATCGCCCCGCGCGCGCAGGTATTTCGTAAGACCATCCGGCCCGCCCACCAGCGGCAGCAGCAGATTTGCCGCCGTGTTGTCACTCACCTGGATCGCCGCCGCGCACAATTCCCCCACCGTCATCGCCCCCTCCTCCACGTGTTTGGTCGTGACCGGCGCATAGCTCAGCAGATCGGCCTTCCCGTAGGCCACGCGCTGGTCCAGCGAAAGCTCGCCCGCATCCACCCGCGCCAGCACCGCCGCGCCCAGCAGCATCTTGAACGTGCTGCACATCGCGAACCGCTCGTCCTCCCGATGCCCGAGCTGGCGCCCGCTGCCGGCATCGATCGCCATCACACCAAGGCGACCGCCCTGCTTCGCCTCCAGCGCGGCAAACGCATTCTCCTCCGCCGCCCGCAAAGGCACACCCGCGACCACCAACATCATCCCCAGCACTCGAACAAACATCCCCCTCCCTCGCCCAGCCGCCAGTCGGTTGCAAGGGCCGACATGACCGGCAATGCATCGGTCGCGGCACCCAAAGCGCTCAAACGACCAGAGCTCTTTGCCCTCGCATAAGTTTCGTCTCATGGTTACACATTCTCACTCTCGGCATGTGCGCATTCCCCTCTGCGATCCGCCTTTTCCTCCAAACTCCGCACAGGTTTCTCACCCTACTTGCGACCGGCCTTGTTTCCACATCCGCCATTGCACAGACACCCAATGTCGAACTGCCTACCGGAGTCGTGGCGCCGGAAGGTCAGCTCTCCCTTTTTGCCGACTATGCAGCAAGAGAGGCGGACGGCGTTCCGTTGTATGTCGTCAATCGCACGAAGGAGACCGTCACCTTCGATTCCCAAGATGGCAACATCTTCGTTATGCTCGAACATCGTCTCCCCGACGGCACTTGGGAACGCGCCGAACCTCACGCCAGCAGTTGGTGCGGGAACAGCTACTACCCCATCACGCTCCCCCCTGGCCAATATTTCAAATTCCATGGCTTTGCTCCCACATCCGGCGAGAAATCCCATGTGCGCTACGCCGGCTACGGGGGCTTGAAACTTTTCTCCAACGACGGTGAGGGCCTCGCGCTACCGGCCGCAATCGCGGAAGCGCAACGAGACCACCTCGGGCGGCAGATTTCCCCAACCATCGATCGTCAGCTCGACAGTCAATATCTGGAATACCTTCACTCTTCGCCCGAGTCCGTCGTTGCAGCCCTGCGTCTGCTACGCGTCTCAGGTGCCAACCCTTATTACCAGGAGTCTGCTACAGCCCTCGCGAAGAACTGGGGGAACAAACCCAACCCCTCCGAGAAAGAGCAAACGGCGGCCCGGGCCATCCGCGAAGTGCTCGCCGAGCCGTGGCCAGAGAAACGCGATCGGAACGCGCTATTTGACCGGTGCCTCGAAGCCCTGCGCCTGCCCGATGCGCACAAAGGCCAGTTTGGGGCAATCGAGACTGATCCCCTGCTGGTATGGAGCGTCCTGAAGGACCTGGCGGCGGAGGAGGGTTTCCGTGGTCCATCGAAGTGGAAACCCCTCGTCGACTTTTGCCTCGTGCATCCTACCCCGCAAAACATCCAAAATCTCGTAGACCTCGCCACGTTTCCCTACATCGGAGACGAGCTTCTTCCAGATCGCTTCTTCGAGACGCATATCTTCGATTCACCGGACGGCGGCCCCTGCGCCAGTATCCTCGCCCGACGAGGACGATTTTCGGAACTGATCGCGATCGGCTGGAAAATGCAACCAAAAGGACAGCTTACGATTCTGCAGGCCTTGGCCGTAACCCCCAATCAATCACCCGGCCTTGGCCGCAGAATGATTCGTCAACCCGGTTCGGATGAGGAACGTCTTTACTGGGATTACTGTCTGAAAACACAGCCTCTAGAAGCGGCCTACGTGCTTCAGAATCTGACCTTCAACTCCTTTGCCGGGAGCGAGACAAATCCTTTTGGCGGTTTCGTCCAGCAGCGACTCCGGGACTACCTGACGACTGAAATCGAGACCGCGTCGAAGAAACCTGATGATTTTTCGCTCGGAGAAAACGGTTACAAGCTGCGGATTCTCGTGGATTTCATGGCCAGTTCGAATGCCAAGGACGACACACCGCTCCTCGAAAAACTTCTCACGTTCAAGGGCTACGAAGAAGGAGGGGTGCGGGTCTATGACAATGACAAACGGGCTCGGATTCTCCAATTTGGAGTGCGCGCAGCTGCCCGCGCCGCGCTGGAGAAACGCGGACGACGAATTCCTGAAGGCATCGTGTTCGAAAAAGAGCTTCCTCTGCCCGCAGACAGCCCGGAGCGCATCAAAAGCGGATAGCTCTCCCGTTCAAGCTGCCGATCGATGCAAGGCAGACTCGCAATGTGCGGATGACCTAAAAGTCGCCACCTCACGCAAACTCGGGCCCGGCGGCAACGCGGAGAACCGAATCGCGATTGGTGGCGGGGCGATTCCGTGCGAGCATGCGGCCATGTCGCGCATTCTCGACCATATCGACCTCCGCGTGCCGGACCGCGCCGCCGCGCGCGCGTTCTACGATCGCCTGCTGCCCGCCGTGGGGTTCACCGAATGGATGGACGTGCCGGCGGGATGGATCAGCTACAACGCACCGGGCGGGGGGCCGACGGAATTCTTCGGGTTCATCGAGTCGCCGGGCCACGTGCCGAACGAGAATCGCATTGCCTTCTGGGCGGAATCGAATGCCACGCTCGACGCGCTGGTGCCGCTGCTGCGCGAGATCGGCGCGCAGCACATCGAGGGCCCAGGCTACGACGAGGGGCCGGGCTATTACGCGGTGTTCTTCGAGGATCCCTTCGGCAACCGGCTGGAAATCTGCCATCGGGAGCGGAACTGATTCTCCTTGCTGGCGAAGCAAAGGCATTCCGCCTAAACAGCGTCCATGGTTGCGCCCTCCGTTGCACGCACGACAGCCGATCGGACTCGCAAAAATGTGCGCGCCTACCGCGAGTTTCTCGACTCGCATGGCGTGCCAGTCGGCGCATCTTTCGAGAGGCTTCCTCCCACGGACAAGGAGAGCTATCTCAAACGCTTTCCTTTTCGCGATCTTGTCGGCGACGACTTCGATGGAACGTTCACGATTTTCAGTTCCTCAGGTTCGTCCGGTCATGCTTTCTACTGGCCGCAGCTCAAGTCCAGCCATGCGTCCTCCGCAACCGCCCTGCGCGGAATGCTCGAAGACGCGTTCGCGATTCACGAGCGTCGCACGCTGGCGGTGATCGGTCTCGCACTGGGAAGCTGGATTGGCGGCGATTTCTTTTCGTGGGTGTTCAAGAATGTCTCCGTTTCAACGCCGTATCCATTTGCGGTCTTCTCGCCCGGGAACAAGCACGACGAGATCATTTCCATCCTCCATGCCGCGTCGGGCATGGTGGATCAATTTCTCCTCGTCTGCTGCCCCTCGGCGATCGGGCATCTTCTCCTCCGCGCCGAGCAGTCGGAACGCCCGCTCCCCCTCGAAAAAATGCGCTACCTCGTCATCGGGGAGCCGTTTCCAGAATTCGTGCGCCTCGACCTGGAAAAAAGATCAGGCTGCGACGCGGACCGTCCGGTCATGCTGTCGGTTTATGGCAGCGCGGACACCGGCGTGCTCGGCTTCGAATCCCGGGTATCCCTCCATCTGCGCCGCATCTGCGAGACGGTGCCGGCCTTTGCGCAATCACTCTCGTTACAAGGCGCTGCCCCGCATTT of the Chthoniobacterales bacterium genome contains:
- a CDS encoding circularly permuted type 2 ATP-grasp protein; the protein is MPRSPLDYAAPRGLLAGLYDEFLGSDGNIRPHWREIAAYFERLGPGEITRRWNHARKILRDNGVAYQVGMPDAEDATRSWELNPIPLRIPGSDWALIEPAVRQRARLLNAALNDLYGKQDLIRESLIPPALVFGSSSYLLPCVGVPVPHDARLVMYAVDLARSPDGSWWVISDSTQAPAGAGYALENRVVLSRVFPEIFQTARIARLGGFFRQMKTALEALNPRPGLPPTVVMLTPGRLSETYFEHAYLTRQLGFTLVEGQDLVVRNDTVYIRTLQGLQRVDVILRHVDDDYCDPLELRDESLLGVPGLMNAIRAGSVTLANSLGSGLVQSPALPAFLPKICERLLGEKLRMPSIASWWCGQSREQQYVLRNLHGLKVKASFDFPGDRPDPDADPKRLRAAIQARPEFVTGQEIVRLSQCPDFIGGRLRPFSVVLRVFAVRNGDDYLVMPGGLTRVADEESSHGVLMRNDGGTKDTWVDLAEAEPANHAAGPASETELRRVTPGVTSRIADSLFWFGRYIERCEFSARMARAVREGLLNQQGWLELSDFRPVLRTLEHFGQYQPRASTASQTTLDRELIRQMLDRESSGSLAAIVDRLRDVISSVRDQVTTDTWRIANQLPDLIAQGERNESDFDLNALILHISALNGVLTENMTHGSAWRFMELGRRIERATYSARLVAEALTARRDAASTLFDVLLDVFDAVITYRQKYAVVRRDAVLDLLLGDESNPRALATQLSLLLEDLLSLPREHADTFKLPEERLALRVLSDVRLLDVAQLEAHHLTTVENSMLDLSAQISRRFFTHLHTSSLGRDVATTMLPDTV
- a CDS encoding transglutaminase family protein, which translates into the protein MTLDVYHWTEYRYAEAVPLSQHLLHMQPREFANQRVLSSHFEFTPQPTTINSRRDNFGNHVTEFFIGESHVGLHIKCISKVETTLPKVPAAAQTPAWEQVADELLDSLEADPRTFIYPSAYAPHLDILRDWARESFPAGRPVLEGVLDLTARIFREFIFDNLATSVATPLSEVFETRRGVCQDFAHLQISCLRSLGLAARYVSGYLRTQPPPGRRRVFGADASHAWVSVYCPGHGWIDIDPTNNRLITEEYATIGWGRDYGDVSLIRGILGGGGSHSLYFSVNVEVAA
- a CDS encoding endonuclease/exonuclease/phosphatase family protein; this translates as MRWGIAGLLSVGMVAMAGAEPLSVRIVAGNLTSGNHQTYSPDNGNHSNPEGAGARILQGLKPDVALLQECNPTVPARQWVNATFGPEFSFFIEAEAQPGGIPNGIVSRWPIVESGEWDDVSQKNRDFAWAKIALPGGRFLWAISVHLYSQKSAVRAAEAKALVELMRTKIPAEDLVVLGGDFNTKTRGEAGVVVLAEEFDAKREPATDQAGEADTNAPRNKPYDWVLADRELAACAAPTRIGEATFPHGLVFDSRVYEPLADVVPVQRDDSAAPNMQHMAVVRDFLVPAAK
- the bla gene encoding class A beta-lactamase: MMLVVAGVPLRAAEENAFAALEAKQGGRLGVMAIDAGSGRQLGHREDERFAMCSTFKMLLGAAVLARVDAGELSLDQRVAYGKADLLSYAPVTTKHVEEGAMTVGELCAAAIQVSDNTAANLLLPLVGGPDGLTKYLRARGDKVTRLDRIEPDLNTNVPGDPRDTTTPAAMAATMRELLAGDALSAASREQLIAWLAGSTTGGKRLRAGFSDAWKIGDKTGTGERGAANDVAVVWPKEGTAPWLVAAFYSAPDATPAERDTVIAEAARIVAKAWAAPSPAVPER
- a CDS encoding VOC family protein, encoding MSRILDHIDLRVPDRAAARAFYDRLLPAVGFTEWMDVPAGWISYNAPGGGPTEFFGFIESPGHVPNENRIAFWAESNATLDALVPLLREIGAQHIEGPGYDEGPGYYAVFFEDPFGNRLEICHRERN